The window acaagaattaaataattaaaaatcctaaatgccttctcagtcttcaattttcaacggtcgcttggcaatctctgcacaatcgcttagctttcaacccgatatgacttcaattatctataaacaatatccaaataaaccatttatatagaataacaaagttgtttgaagtactaaaattgcagagaaggatgaaaagtttttaagattttatatcCACCCCAATCCACATAACTCTCTTTAGTCTACCTCAGCCATCAGGCTTTCCTAAATCTCTTCAATctattattagaaatattccatagatgcaatcatatacaatccttttcgcaaataaaaaaaaaacattttatgtggcaacctatgaagtcttgtaattgattagctcataatattgcccgccaaatgaataatcaacatttttttacataacattattatgaaaaccaatatcaatctataaagaaataagcaacatcaacacaataagtTGAAAAGTAAAGCGATCAATGAGACTGTAAGCATGAAACAACTTGAAATGGCTTTTAAGGACCCAAGcattatagatatattatttGCTTCTAGAGAATATTTGCCAAATTTTCACTCAAGAGTTAATAAAATAGTATGTGAAGCAAAGGAAACTAACAAACTTCTAAGCTCAAAGTTCATTACTGATAAAGAACGTCATAAATCATTTTTCTGTTTAATGagaattagaaaaaagaacacaaACAATACTGACCTTTGAAGAGAAGTATAAGATTTCGTGTCGACACGGCGGTTTACAACAACCCCCCCCCCAAATACCTTGGGATTAATAATGAAGATTTTTCCTTTTGGAATTCCAACTTTAAGGTAGCTAAATTCATCCGTGTCCCTGTTTCCAAACCCAGCATAAAATGGATTGTAATCTGGAGGAAATAGTTCTCGAATCCTCTAGAAGTTACAAAAGCAGACTATGAGCCATCTTATTCAGAAGTCAGTACACATGTAAACGTATGATATTCAAAATTTCTAAGTTGAGGAATTGTATCCTGAAAAATGCTTAATATCCAagtaaaaatacattttaataTCCTGAAAAATGCTAGAATTAGGAGATGGGTTTTTTTTACCAGAAAGcttaattttaagatttttccAGGGAAAACAACCTATTCACTCACCCAATGCTAACTTCCTCCTTCCACAATCCTTCTATTTATAACCAAACCCCATAACCACCGCCTACCTAATTATTAATATACACTTATAATATCTCTAATTGCATTCCTATCACTAACCTTTTGGTATATTCATGGCATATGTGAAAAACTAACTAGCATCCTACTGAGAGTAAAGGTTCATTCTACAATTACACTGTTGTTATTATGTCACAACAGATCTTGTTGCCTCCCAATGTTAGGCTAGATACTAGGAACAATCTTGAGATGGACACTTGATCCAATACAGTTCCTAACTTTATTCACATTTCAACTATCCAGAAATTCAACTTGCAATCCTATTTTAAACTAAGTATAGAATATCTTATTATTCAGACAAACATATACCAATTCCATAACATGGTCTGTCTACATGCATGTACTGTATGGCATTGAAAGGTTCACAAGCAATAAACTCTCAAGTTAGCTTAAACTCTCACACCAACGGACAAGAATTACATTGGTAGAAGAATCAATAGACACACAAAGGAAGCCGCGGAAATCCTATAGAAATCCCATCCATATTTTTTCATTGATAACGAGAAATAGAGAATATGGGTGATGAAAAAGAGGAAAGTAATAACTAAGTAGTTGTCCAACCTTTTCTCATAAAGACGAGCTGAGACAAGGCTAGCAAAAGTCTCAGGCTTCATGTCCCTCTCTTCACGAAGTTGGTACAGTTTGTGCTGATAAACAAGCCGTTGATACCTTCATTTCAAGGGCAGGAGGTAAGCAATGACAAATTAGACCAAAACAAACAAATCCACCAACAGAAACATACAGTGTCTGAGCATCGGTACCAAGCCCCGAAAGGCCAAGAAATAGCTTATCATGAATCCTGTAAATTTTCTGGAAATCTGTGGCAATAGTCTGCAACTGAACACCAAGTCTACGATCACTGGCAATGGCAAAGCAATTCTTCCCCACCATCGCAACTACAGCACTTCCATTAACCACAGACCCCTCTGGTAAAG is drawn from Cucumis melo cultivar AY chromosome 11, USDA_Cmelo_AY_1.0, whole genome shotgun sequence and contains these coding sequences:
- the LOC127151670 gene encoding uncharacterized protein LOC127151670 — protein: MADSDHFAVKALIQLANHTFLSDVLGQFMPFVGMDWSQTGVTNLFSAIKENGYQLLFLSARSISQAYHTRQFLFNLKQDGKALPEGSVVNGSAVVAMVGKNCFAIASDRRLGVQLQTIATDFQKIYRIHDKLFLGLSGLGTDAQTLYQRLVYQHKLYQLREERDMKPETFASLVSARLYEKRLDNYLVITFLFFITHILYFSLSMKKYGWDFYRISAASFVCLLILLPM